The sequence below is a genomic window from Carassius gibelio isolate Cgi1373 ecotype wild population from Czech Republic chromosome A17, carGib1.2-hapl.c, whole genome shotgun sequence.
TCACTTCATGGAAGTGAATCATGAGATCAAAATATTCAaacttttttcttcctctttagaTTTTCATTGGTTGCTGACCACAGACAATAGTCAAAATCCGTCACTTCACAATGATTATATATAGGAAATCAAAATTTGCCACATAAATCTCAAGTACAAACACAAAAGGATATGGGGAAATCAAGAGAAAAAGGAAACAAAGCCCACAGTCTAATATCCATCACAGATTTTGTAATTAATcacaccattatatatatatatatgaaatacattgaaaaaaaatcaataaaagtgaattaaattaaataattttccatcaatacacaattattatttttcagatgtGTACCACCTTTCAGGAGGAACCTTAAATCAGTCTGAAGCTCTGTTAACAAAAAGGTTCTTtgaagcagcggttctcaattccagtcctcacaccccctgctctgcacattttataTGTCTCTCTTATCGCTTCAAatggtttttttttctattcgaCGTAAGTGCCCtatgaagtggacatcacaggataatCCGCCATGAATCCAGTTTGAAGCGAacatatatgttccattcaaagtgcaatgaagtgtgcgagacgttaatttaatttgtatatatttactgaggtatatgatgtcacacttgtctgtgtgtgaagatgttGCACAgcacaaatccatgaatgaatttccgaagtgaagtaaacttcaacagatatcccctgctcagggagtagggagcaatgcaCACTTTGTAGGGACTATGTCAATCGGAACACAGTCCATGCACGGAGCTCAGTTCTAACAAGctggttatctgaatcaggtgtgttaataaagagagacatacaaaacgTGCAGAGCAGGGGGTCACAAGGACTGGAAATGAGAACGGTTGCTTTAAAGCACTAAATCTATTGTCGGACCATCTATCTACATTTTGTGTACACTTTGCCTGAGAGTGACCAGATTTCTCGGTGACGAACCGGCATTGCAGACAATATGGCAGCAGAGAATGTAATTTTTCCTCACAATCtgcaattaaaaaattatttttcagtcCATTTGTACTCAAGGACAAGATTGCTGGAAAGGTTTTCTATTTGAGTCTCTGAGTTACATTGGCCAAGGCCACAGCAAATGCCTGTACGGCTGAGAATGGATACTGAAAATCCAGGATATATGCATTGCCATCAATTCTGCCAAACTGCATTACCTGTAATAAAGAATTATGGGTTAGATGCAGGGTAAATGTATATTACTCAAATTCAGTGATTCATAATTTTGGACAGTATGTCTCCCTAATATGTTCATTTCATAGAGATCTCTCCTAAAAAGCTGACGATCTCAATCAGATGTGTTAAATAAGGGAGACATGAAAATTTTGCAGAACAGTTGTTCCACAGGACTAGGATTAAGAACCACTGCTCAAAGCTATTGATTATGTACAGCACATATTTGTTAAAGGTGTAATTTCTTTGCCAATAGAGTAACAAAAGGGAActgcaaaaatattgttttcatactggtttctcaaataaataaaatcacatacCTGGCGTCCATCAAGCTCAATCTGAAAGTTTTTGGCTGACTCCTGTGTCACCCGTCCTCCAAAGTCAAGCTGGTAAACCTGGGTGGCTTCGTTCCACAATGGCTGCTTGTTGGCCATGACATAGACAAAGCCTTGGCTGCCAAGACTACGATCCTCTCTCTCATTAGCTTTACGGCACTTGATTTCCTCAAGTTCGTTTGCTGTACGTAGATTGCATTTGCTCTTCCATCCTTTCTTGCTGCTCTGGCTTTGGTTCATCAGCTCATCACCACTGATGAAGAGCTCAGGCTCACTCTCAGAGCTATCCTGGAACTCATTGGAGGTCCTACTCAGTTTCTTGGCCTTGTTCAATGGCTCTTTCTGCCCTTTAGGTTTCTTCTTTTCCTTGCTGCCAAGTCTTGGACTGGAGATCAGGGAATTGAAGTCAGAAAGTGTTCGACTCTCTCTTTTGGATTTCCCTTCAGGAACTCCAGACATATTTGCCTCTTCTGTCCTACTGTCAAGTCTCTTACGTCCCTTCTTGCTGAACCTCTCTGCTCCTTGTGGACTCTCATTGAGAGAGGACTGATCCTGAAAGCTCTCTGCCGATTCTGCAATCAGCTCAGAAGTACTCTGATGGTTCAAGAGCTCAatgggtggaggaggaggaggtagaggaggaggaggaggaggtgggggAGGTGGAGTtgcaggaggaggagagagaactGGCTTCTCCAGGGCCTGAAGGGTCTTATTGGGCAATGTGGCAGAATGGTCTGGAATGGGAGGACAAGTGCTATAAGTGCTCCAAGGATGCAAGCTCATTGGATGCAGTTGAAGGTTGCTGCAGGAGCTAGTCCCTGGGTACATGGGAGGCAGAGTGCAACAACCTAGATTGGTTAAATTTGTGGGATAACCTGGGGGTAAGACTAAAGCTGAGTCTGGTTGGCTAAAAGGGCTAGATGTTACCATGTCATTGGGGCCACATGATTGTGCAGGACTCTGCAAAGGCTGTAGTTGAGGTCCACCACGTCCTACAACTGATGGGAAGGGTGAAAGGGATAAGTGATAGCCTGAAGGGAGGGTCATAGAATTGGGACTGAGTAAAAATGGGGGTGGCTTATGAGGTGGTCCTGGAGGTCCAGGCAATAAATTTTGCTCTTGAGGTATCCAGAGTTGTTCTGCTGCAGGTGAATCCCATTGGTAAGGTGGAGGCAGTTTGACTGTCAAATTGACATCCCCAAGCGTTAAATGCCGTACTGACTTTTCAAGATGGCAGTGCTGACTTGGTGTCTCATCTTCTGTAAAGGCAGAGTTGACATAGACAGTTCTGTCTCTGCTGTTGTCAATGGGACTTAAGAGGTTATAAGAGGACTGAGAGGCTAATGGCGAGGCACTTTTGGAGTGCACAATTATTGTGCTGTGTTGGGCCCCTTTGCCAGGTGGGAAATCTTGCCTCACCACAGTTCCTCCAGCAATTCCGCTGCTGTTTGTGCCACCACCGGTGACACTTACACTAGTGCAGCTGCTATTACTGCTACACTGAGTGCACGTATACGGAGCTGTGGGTATCCTTGGCTGATAGGAGAGAGTGAGGGAACTgttcattttggatttagttggtAGAGTCCTCACTGTATCCACCATTTGAGAAACCTTCAGGGTTGGTTCCCTACGATCACGGCGCAAAGTGGCATGAATCAAATTGCTGTCAATCCTTTGCGTAGGACTTCTCATTGTGTTCATTTGGTTAGATGTGTCAGGATAAGGTGGTGGGTCTCCACTTGGTATAGAATATCTAGGCACTGAGAGGCGACTAAGAGTTGCTGAGCTGTATGGCAACTGGATCTTCTTGTTCTCAGATGAAGTTGCTTTCAATGTGGCGGAGCTGCCCATTCCTTGCATCCTGTAGGCATTTTGGTTCCTTAAATGGCGTCTCCTTGGGCGACATACCTCTTCGACATTTCCCCTGCTGTCAAAAGTAGTGATTCTTTCATAGCCTAGTGGAGTTGGGTACTGAAGGCCAACTGGGTGAAGAGAGAATTCATCCTTAGTTAAACATGGATCTGTTGACAGTGTAGTGCCGTTCTCATTGCTAACAAGAAGACCAGGTGGGCCCATAGTGGGTGTGGCAGCTGCAGCAGATACGGCTGTACCTGGGTAAGGTGGTGGAGGGTTTACTTTACGCACCTGTACCTCAAGAGTGTCAATTTCAATAAATGACTGTGGTCGTGAGGGAATCTTAAGAGGGAGCACTTGTTCTCCTCTGCCTGATGGCTGGTCTGGATGAGGAATTTGAGGCATCAGCTGTAACTGATGCAGGGTTAGAGTAGCATATCCTGAAGGTGGATGTTGGAGGGACATTTGCATTTTAAGCTGGTGCTGCATTTGTTGATGCTGTCTTTGCATTTGTTGATGTTGCAGCTGTATTTGTTGATGCTGCTGTtgaagttgttgctgctgctgcctcATTTCCTGTATTTGCTGTCGAatttgttgctgctgttgttgcatttgttgctgctgctgctgtatttGCTCATGCTGAATTTGcaactgttgctgctgctgttggaattgttgttgatgttgttgatgAATGTTTTGTTGATGCTGCTGCACTTGCTGCTGAatatgttgctgctgctgttgcagtTGCTGTTGTTGAATTTGCTGCTGATGCAGTAGCTGTTGATGTTGTTGCAACTGCTGTTGATGCTGCTGTTGCAGTTGTTGATGCTGCTgttgcagttgttgttgatgctgttgttgtagttgttgttgatgctgctgttgtagttgttgatgctgctgttgtagttgttgttgatGCTGCTGTTGCAGCTGTTGTTGGAACTGCTGTTGATGCTGCTGTTGTAATTGTTGATGTTGCTgttgcagttgttgttgttgatgatgatgctGTTGCAGTTGCTGCTGATGCTGCTGTGTTTGCAGTTGCTGCTGATGTTGCACATGTTGCTGCTGTGACTGTTTATGCAGCTGCTGTGACTGATTTTGCAATTTCAGATGCTGCTGCTGTGGTTGTTGATGTTTTGATTGTTGATGgtcttgttgctgctgttgttgctgaCGTTTTTGTTGGGGTTGTTGTGGCAGATGAtgtggaggaggaggaagagttcCACTTACGATGTTACTTATTTCTTGTTCGCTAAAAACCACCTGTCCAGGGTTAGAATATCTGGTTGGCACAGAGTACTGTGCTGCCACAGTGTCCTGACTATGCTCAGATACTGTTGCAttagatgctgctgctgctgctgctgctgctgctgctgctgttgctgctgcagcTGCCGCTGCTGCAGTGGCGGTGGCGGTGGGATTGGTAAGGACATCAAGCTGAATATTTTGGTTGGCTAGGAGAGACTGGACTAGACCTATACTCTGTGTAGGTGACATGGCTTGAGCAGGGCTGTGAATTGGGGCAATGGGGATATTAACTGTGCAAGGAGGATTGTCGGCTGACACTCCAGAGGGTCCCATAACTAGAAATAAGCAAGGACATTTTGAGATTGATTTCTGACATTTCTTTACTTGTTGTAGTTAAGATATACAGagacaaaatgaacaaaaatgttggttgcactttattttacagtatgtgtactaacatgtacttatagtgtacttacagtgtatttatctaagaaagttctggtaatacaaggtaactacatggggtagggttaggtttaggggtatgttcagggttagtacctagttattacatagtaattgtaattactataataagaacataatatgtacatgaggaacaggattgTAAAATAAAGTACTGATTCTTACCAGGTaaatcatcttcatcttcactgaacACATTGGGATTGAAGACTGGCAGACTCATGAAATCCAGGGAAATTTTACGCACCTCAGGCAAATAAATGGTCATCTGACGAGGTTGGAGGTGCAGCAAACTAGTTTTATAAATAACTGGAACACCATGCAACgtgtcaaaaatattttttaaac
It includes:
- the LOC127933394 gene encoding tubby-related protein 4 isoform X1, which codes for MSRDYEEPGQSVGMLAAVEHGPVLCSDSNILCISWKGRVPKSEKEKPVCRKRYYEEGWLATGNARGVVGVTFTSSHCRRDRNTPQRINFNLRGHNSEVVLVRWNEPFQKLATCDMEGGIFVWIQYEGRWSVELVNDRGAQVSDFTWSHDGTQALIAYRDGFVLVGSVSGQRHWSSEINLESQITCGIWTPDDQQVLFGTADGQVIVMDCHGRMLAHVLLHELDGIVSMSWNCPNFLVEDSTESDTDNDDPTPAQVQNLKPLLTVSFISGDISLMNNYDDLSPNIIRSGLKDVEVQWCSQGDLLAVAGMERHGLPSDSACASLMRNALVKFYNVQGEHIYTLETPAQRPITTICWGHRDSRLFLACGPALYVVRVEHRVASLQLLCQQGIASALKEERDVGKLNMPSLLCSYVTTAFIPTIKPPIPDPNNIRDFVSYPTAGNERLHCTMKRSEENPEAGGPCYTLYLEHLGGLVPILKGRRISKLRPEFVIMDPKMDGKADEVCVNGMISYMTDSCNCSDSSDIELSDEWVGRKSPKLSRGNRSPKLPRYSKHIRINMESRKSPKLTQISQEMSRSPRLPKKPPGRSPSLTRREFPVDGYSEHNYLAQVTSNIWGTKFKIVGLASFLPANLGAVIYKTSLLHLQPRQMTIYLPEVRKISLDFMSLPVFNPNVFSEDEDDLPVMGPSGVSADNPPCTVNIPIAPIHSPAQAMSPTQSIGLVQSLLANQNIQLDVLTNPTATATAAAAAAAATAAAAAAAAAAASNATVSEHSQDTVAAQYSVPTRYSNPGQVVFSEQEISNIVSGTLPPPPHHLPQQPQQKRQQQQQQQDHQQSKHQQPQQQHLKLQNQSQQLHKQSQQQHVQHQQQLQTQQHQQQLQQHHHQQQQLQQQHQQLQQQHQQQFQQQLQQQHQQQLQQQHQQLQQQHQQQLQQQHQQQLQQQHQQLQQQHQQQLQQHQQLLHQQQIQQQQLQQQQQHIQQQVQQHQQNIHQQHQQQFQQQQQQLQIQHEQIQQQQQQMQQQQQQIRQQIQEMRQQQQQLQQQHQQIQLQHQQMQRQHQQMQHQLKMQMSLQHPPSGYATLTLHQLQLMPQIPHPDQPSGRGEQVLPLKIPSRPQSFIEIDTLEVQVRKVNPPPPYPGTAVSAAAATPTMGPPGLLVSNENGTTLSTDPCLTKDEFSLHPVGLQYPTPLGYERITTFDSRGNVEEVCRPRRRHLRNQNAYRMQGMGSSATLKATSSENKKIQLPYSSATLSRLSVPRYSIPSGDPPPYPDTSNQMNTMRSPTQRIDSNLIHATLRRDRREPTLKVSQMVDTVRTLPTKSKMNSSLTLSYQPRIPTAPYTCTQCSSNSSCTSVSVTGGGTNSSGIAGGTVVRQDFPPGKGAQHSTIIVHSKSASPLASQSSYNLLSPIDNSRDRTVYVNSAFTEDETPSQHCHLEKSVRHLTLGDVNLTVKLPPPYQWDSPAAEQLWIPQEQNLLPGPPGPPHKPPPFLLSPNSMTLPSGYHLSLSPFPSVVGRGGPQLQPLQSPAQSCGPNDMVTSSPFSQPDSALVLPPGYPTNLTNLGCCTLPPMYPGTSSCSNLQLHPMSLHPWSTYSTCPPIPDHSATLPNKTLQALEKPVLSPPPATPPPPPPPPPPLPPPPPPIELLNHQSTSELIAESAESFQDQSSLNESPQGAERFSKKGRKRLDSRTEEANMSGVPEGKSKRESRTLSDFNSLISSPRLGSKEKKKPKGQKEPLNKAKKLSRTSNEFQDSSESEPELFISGDELMNQSQSSKKGWKSKCNLRTANELEEIKCRKANEREDRSLGSQGFVYVMANKQPLWNEATQVYQLDFGGRVTQESAKNFQIELDGRQVMQFGRIDGNAYILDFQYPFSAVQAFAVALANVTQRLK
- the LOC127933394 gene encoding tubby-related protein 4 isoform X2, which encodes MSRDYEEPGQSVGMLAAVEHGPVLCSDSNILCISWKGRVPKSEKEKPVCRKRYYEEGWLATGNARGVVGVTFTSSHCRRDRNTPQRINFNLRGHNSEVVLVRWNEPFQKLATCDMEGGIFVWIQYEGRWSVELVNDRGAQVSDFTWSHDGTQALIAYRDGFVLVGSVSGQRHWSSEINLESQITCGIWTPDDQQVLFGTADGQVIVMDCHGRMLAHVLLHELDGIVSMSWNCPNFLVEDSTESDTDNDDPTPAQVQNLKPLLTVSFISGDISLMNNYDDLSPNIIRSGLKDVEVQWCSQGDLLAVAGMERHGLPSDSACASLMRNALVKFYNVQGEHIYTLETPAQRPITTICWGHRDSRLFLACGPALYVVRVEHRVASLQLLCQQGIASALKEERDVGKLNMPSLLCSYVTTAFIPTIKPPIPDPNNIRDFVSYPTAGNERLHCTMKRSEENPEAGGPCYTLYLEHLGGLVPILKGRRISKLRPEFVIMDPKMDGKADEVCVNGMISYMTDSCNCSDSSDIELSDEWVGRKSPKLSRGNRSPKLPRINMESRKSPKLTQISQEMSRSPRLPKKPPGRSPSLTRREFPVDGYSEHNYLAQVTSNIWGTKFKIVGLASFLPANLGAVIYKTSLLHLQPRQMTIYLPEVRKISLDFMSLPVFNPNVFSEDEDDLPVMGPSGVSADNPPCTVNIPIAPIHSPAQAMSPTQSIGLVQSLLANQNIQLDVLTNPTATATAAAAAAAATAAAAAAAAAAASNATVSEHSQDTVAAQYSVPTRYSNPGQVVFSEQEISNIVSGTLPPPPHHLPQQPQQKRQQQQQQQDHQQSKHQQPQQQHLKLQNQSQQLHKQSQQQHVQHQQQLQTQQHQQQLQQHHHQQQQLQQQHQQLQQQHQQQFQQQLQQQHQQQLQQQHQQLQQQHQQQLQQQHQQQLQQQHQQLQQQHQQQLQQHQQLLHQQQIQQQQLQQQQQHIQQQVQQHQQNIHQQHQQQFQQQQQQLQIQHEQIQQQQQQMQQQQQQIRQQIQEMRQQQQQLQQQHQQIQLQHQQMQRQHQQMQHQLKMQMSLQHPPSGYATLTLHQLQLMPQIPHPDQPSGRGEQVLPLKIPSRPQSFIEIDTLEVQVRKVNPPPPYPGTAVSAAAATPTMGPPGLLVSNENGTTLSTDPCLTKDEFSLHPVGLQYPTPLGYERITTFDSRGNVEEVCRPRRRHLRNQNAYRMQGMGSSATLKATSSENKKIQLPYSSATLSRLSVPRYSIPSGDPPPYPDTSNQMNTMRSPTQRIDSNLIHATLRRDRREPTLKVSQMVDTVRTLPTKSKMNSSLTLSYQPRIPTAPYTCTQCSSNSSCTSVSVTGGGTNSSGIAGGTVVRQDFPPGKGAQHSTIIVHSKSASPLASQSSYNLLSPIDNSRDRTVYVNSAFTEDETPSQHCHLEKSVRHLTLGDVNLTVKLPPPYQWDSPAAEQLWIPQEQNLLPGPPGPPHKPPPFLLSPNSMTLPSGYHLSLSPFPSVVGRGGPQLQPLQSPAQSCGPNDMVTSSPFSQPDSALVLPPGYPTNLTNLGCCTLPPMYPGTSSCSNLQLHPMSLHPWSTYSTCPPIPDHSATLPNKTLQALEKPVLSPPPATPPPPPPPPPPLPPPPPPIELLNHQSTSELIAESAESFQDQSSLNESPQGAERFSKKGRKRLDSRTEEANMSGVPEGKSKRESRTLSDFNSLISSPRLGSKEKKKPKGQKEPLNKAKKLSRTSNEFQDSSESEPELFISGDELMNQSQSSKKGWKSKCNLRTANELEEIKCRKANEREDRSLGSQGFVYVMANKQPLWNEATQVYQLDFGGRVTQESAKNFQIELDGRQVMQFGRIDGNAYILDFQYPFSAVQAFAVALANVTQRLK